In Euzebya sp., the sequence CTGTCCGCGACCGCCGAGGACGTCGAGGACGCTGACGGCGTCGTGCTGGTCACCCCGGTCAACCTGGGCTACATGGGCGGCGCGCTGAAGCACTTCTTCGACTCGACCTTCCGCGACCTCGAGTCCGCCGGGACCCGCCGGCCCTACGTCGCGGTGGTCAAGGGCACCACGGACGCCGGCGGGGCGGTCCGCGCGATCGAGTCGATCACGACCGGCCTGCGCTGGCCGGCCGCGCGGCCACCGGTCGTGGTCGAGGGGGACGTCGACGACGCGTTCCTCGCGCGCGTCACCGAGACCTGCGCCGAGCTGGCCGCGTCGCTGGCCCCCTGATCCGGACCCCCGACCCGAACCGTCACGACCGGTCGTCGAGGCCGTACCGCTGGCGCAACCGGTCCTCCCAGGCCACGTGGTCGTCGTCGTGGGGTGGCGGCTCGTCGGGCAGGGGTGGGGCGGCCGATCCCGCTGGGGCGGCAGCCGGCTGCTCGTCGGGGGGGACCCCCTCGTCGTGGACGTGGACGGGATCGTCCTCCGCGCTGATCGTCGCGGCCGCCACCGCGGTGGTGAGGGGGACGGCCAGGACGAGGCCGATCGACCCGACGACGGTCCGGACCACCTCCTGGGCGACCAGCTCGCTGGTGAGGGTCTCGCCCACCGCGCCCCCTCCGACGCTGAAGAGGATCAGCAGGGGCAGGGCCGCACCGGCGTAGGCCAGGAAGAGGGTGTTGACCGTCGCCGCGATGTGGTCCCGGCCGACGCGCAGCGCGGCCGCGAAGACCGCGCGGTCCGACGCGCCCGGGTCGGCGCGGCGCAGGGCCGCGACCGTCGAGGCCTGGCTCACCGTCACGTCGTCGAGGACCCCGAGCGTGCCGACGATGATCCCCGCGAGCAGCAGACCGCGGACGTCGAGCTCGGTCCCGGTCGCGAACCGGACCAGTTGCACGTCCTCGCTCGACAGCCCGGTCAGGGTGGTGACCTCCACCGCGACCAGCGCCAAGCCGATCGTCACCAGGAGCGCGCCCGCCGTGCCGACCGCTGCCGCCCGGGTCGTCATCGACACCCCGTGGCTGAGGGGGAGGGTCACGCACATGACGGCCAGCGCGACCACGACGGCCACCAGGGTCGGGTTGCGCCCCGCCAGCAGGGCGGGCACCGCCACGCCGACGACCAGCACCGCCGACGCGCCCAGGCCCACCAGCGCCCGGACGCCCTGCCACCGGCCGAGCGCCACC encodes:
- a CDS encoding flavodoxin family protein, whose protein sequence is MAPARILIVHHSPTASLEQIVAAATAGIEHPALGGAVAAVPRPALSATAEDVEDADGVVLVTPVNLGYMGGALKHFFDSTFRDLESAGTRRPYVAVVKGTTDAGGAVRAIESITTGLRWPAARPPVVVEGDVDDAFLARVTETCAELAASLAP
- a CDS encoding YibE/F family protein is translated as MRGLAARRRALTGAVLAIGVLTAVGVAVVYPYGGPPTAEQQDFAAVDEERIGGEITAVEVAATQDTEFLLPGAVEVVVDVATDDGRDLSIPMVDETGVLEVGKAVVVAQIGAPGTAEQYAIVDFQRGPPLTALVVAFALAVVALGRWQGVRALVGLGASAVLVVGVAVPALLAGRNPTLVAVVVALAVMCVTLPLSHGVSMTTRAAAVGTAGALLVTIGLALVAVEVTTLTGLSSEDVQLVRFATGTELDVRGLLLAGIIVGTLGVLDDVTVSQASTVAALRRADPGASDRAVFAAALRVGRDHIAATVNTLFLAYAGAALPLLILFSVGGGAVGETLTSELVAQEVVRTVVGSIGLVLAVPLTTAVAAATISAEDDPVHVHDEGVPPDEQPAAAPAGSAAPPLPDEPPPHDDDHVAWEDRLRQRYGLDDRS